The Accipiter gentilis chromosome 14, bAccGen1.1, whole genome shotgun sequence genome contains a region encoding:
- the PDIA4 gene encoding protein disulfide-isomerase A4 isoform X2, whose product MRPRGLWVLVLLLGLAQIALLARGVAAEEEDDDGEPLTKEADNDSDDDDDDDDDDDDDDDDDDDSEVKEENGVLVLNDANFDTFTADKDTVLLEFYAPWCGHCKQFAPEYEKIAKTLKENDPPIPVAKIDATAATSLASRFDVSGYPTIKILKKGQPVDYDGSRTEDAIVAKVKEVSDPSWTPPPDATLVLTQDNFDDIVNGADIILVEFYAPWCGHCKRLAPEYEKAAQELSKRTPPIPLAKVDATAETELAKKFDVTGYPTLKIFRKGKPYDYNGPREKYGIVDYMIEQAGPPSKQIQATKQVQEFLRDGDDVIIIGVFSGENDKAYQLYQEAANGLREDYKFHHTFSNEIAKLLKASPGKVVVMQPEKFQSKHEPKMHVLDLKDSTGGSEIKEHVLKHALPLVGHRKPSNDAKRYAKRPLVVVYYSVDFSFDYRVATQYWRGKVLEVAKDFPEYVFAVSDEEDYSSEIKDLGLLESGEDVNVAILDEGGKKYAMEPEEFDSDVLRQFVLAFKKGKLKPIVKSQPVPKNNKGPVKVVVGKTFDTIVMDTKNDVLIEFYAPWCGHCKKLEPVYTELGKKYKNEKNLVIAKMDATANDVTSDHYKVEGFPTIYFAPRDKKNNPIKFEGADRDLEQLSKFIEEHATKLSRTKEEL is encoded by the exons AACCTCTTACAAAAGAAGCTGACAATgacagtgatgatgatgatgatgacgatgatgatgacgatgatgacgacgatgatgatgatgattctgaagttaaagaagaaaatggtgtATTAGTCTTGAATGATGCAAACTTTGACACCTTTACTGCAGACAAGGACACTGTGCTGTTGGAGTTCTATGCACCATG GTGTGGGCATTGCAAGCAGTTTGCTCCTGAATATGAAAAGATAGCCAAAACTCTGAAGGAAAATGACCCTCCTATTCCAGTTGCCAAAATAGATGCTACTGCAGCCACTTCGCTAGCAAGTCGTTTTGATGTCAGTGGCTACCCAACCATCAAAATCCTGAAAAAAGGCCAACCTGTTGACTATGATGGTTCTCGGACAGAAGATG CAATTGTGGCCAAAGTCAAGGAGGTTTCAGACCCCAGTTGGACCCCTCCACCAGATGCTACGCTGGTATTGACCCAGGATAATTTTGATGACATTGTGAATGGTGCTGACATAATCCTGGTGGAGTTCTATGCCCCATG GTGTGGACACTGCAAAAGGCTTGCTCCAGAATACGAGAAGGCTGCCCAAGAGCTCAGCAAGCGCACACCTCCTATTCCCCTGGCTAAAGTCGATGCTACTGCTGAAACTGAGCTTGCAAAGAAGTTTGATGTTACTGGCTACCCAACTCTGAAAATATTCCGCAAGGGCAAACCTTATGACTACAATGGTCCACGGGAAAAATACG GTATTGTTGACTACATGATTGAACAGGCTGGTCCTCCATCCAAACAGATTCAGGCTACCAAGCAGGTACAGGAATTTCTGAGAGATGGGGATGATGTCATTATCATTGGTGTCTTTAGTGGAGAGAATGACAAAGCCTATCAGCTCTATCAGGAAGCAg CTAATGGTTTAAGAGAAGATTACAAGTTCCATCACACCTTCAGCAACGAGATTGCAAAATTACTGAAAGCATCTCCAGGAAAAGTGGTTGTCATGCAGCCAGAGAAATTTCAGTCAAAGCACGAGCCCAAGATGCATGTTTTGGATCTTAAA GACTCTACAGGTGGATCAGAGATTAAAGAGCATGTGCTAAAGCATGCTTTGCCTCTAGTTGGTCATCGCAAGCCTTCCAATGATGCTAAAAGATACGCTAAACGTCCTCTAGTGGTTGTCTATTATTCTGTAGACTTTAGTTTTGACTATCGTGTTG CTACACAGTACTGGAGAGGCAAAGTCCTGGAAGTGGCCAAAGACTTCCCTGAATACGTATTTGCTGTTTCTGATGAGGAAGAttattcttctgaaataaaagatttgGGCCTGCTTGAGAGTGGAGAGGATGTCAATGTCGCCATTCTGGATGAAGGTGGCAAGAAATATGCCATGGAGCCAGAAGAGTTTGACTCTGATGTACTCAGGCAATTTGTGCTGGCATTCAAAAAAG GAAAACTGAAGCCTATTGTGAAGTCCCAGCCAGTGCCAAAAAATAACAAAGGGCCTGTGAAAGTGGTAGTGGGTAAAACTTTTGATACCATAGTAATGGATACAAAGAATGATGTTCTCATAGAGTTCTATGCCCCGTGGTGTGGACACTGCAAGAAACTAGAACCAGTGTATACTGAGCTAGGCAAAAAATACAAGAATGAGAAAAATCTGGTCATAGCCAAGATGGATGCTACTGCCAACGACGTGACGAGTGACCACTACAAAGTGGAGGGATTCCCCACTATCTACTTTGCTCCAAGGGACAAGAAGAACAACCCTATTAAGTTTGAAGGCGCGGACAGAGATTTAGAGCAGTTGAGCAAATTTATAGAGGAGCATGCGACAAAACTCTCCAGAACAAAAGAAGAGCTTTAG
- the PDIA4 gene encoding protein disulfide-isomerase A4 isoform X1 has protein sequence MRPRGLWVLVLLLGLAQIALLARGVAAEEEDDDGEPLTKEADNDSDDDDDDDDDDDDDDDDDDDSEVKEENGVLVLNDANFDTFTADKDTVLLEFYAPWCGHCKQFAPEYEKIAKTLKENDPPIPVAKIDATAATSLASRFDVSGYPTIKILKKGQPVDYDGSRTEDAIVAKVKEVSDPSWTPPPDATLVLTQDNFDDIVNGADIILVEFYAPWCGHCKRLAPEYEKAAQELSKRTPPIPLAKVDATAETELAKKFDVTGYPTLKIFRKGKPYDYNGPREKYGIVDYMIEQAGPPSKQIQATKQVQEFLRDGDDVIIIGVFSGENDKAYQLYQEAANGLREDYKFHHTFSNEIAKLLKASPGKVVVMQPEKFQSKHEPKMHVLDLKQDSTGGSEIKEHVLKHALPLVGHRKPSNDAKRYAKRPLVVVYYSVDFSFDYRVATQYWRGKVLEVAKDFPEYVFAVSDEEDYSSEIKDLGLLESGEDVNVAILDEGGKKYAMEPEEFDSDVLRQFVLAFKKGKLKPIVKSQPVPKNNKGPVKVVVGKTFDTIVMDTKNDVLIEFYAPWCGHCKKLEPVYTELGKKYKNEKNLVIAKMDATANDVTSDHYKVEGFPTIYFAPRDKKNNPIKFEGADRDLEQLSKFIEEHATKLSRTKEEL, from the exons AACCTCTTACAAAAGAAGCTGACAATgacagtgatgatgatgatgatgacgatgatgatgacgatgatgacgacgatgatgatgatgattctgaagttaaagaagaaaatggtgtATTAGTCTTGAATGATGCAAACTTTGACACCTTTACTGCAGACAAGGACACTGTGCTGTTGGAGTTCTATGCACCATG GTGTGGGCATTGCAAGCAGTTTGCTCCTGAATATGAAAAGATAGCCAAAACTCTGAAGGAAAATGACCCTCCTATTCCAGTTGCCAAAATAGATGCTACTGCAGCCACTTCGCTAGCAAGTCGTTTTGATGTCAGTGGCTACCCAACCATCAAAATCCTGAAAAAAGGCCAACCTGTTGACTATGATGGTTCTCGGACAGAAGATG CAATTGTGGCCAAAGTCAAGGAGGTTTCAGACCCCAGTTGGACCCCTCCACCAGATGCTACGCTGGTATTGACCCAGGATAATTTTGATGACATTGTGAATGGTGCTGACATAATCCTGGTGGAGTTCTATGCCCCATG GTGTGGACACTGCAAAAGGCTTGCTCCAGAATACGAGAAGGCTGCCCAAGAGCTCAGCAAGCGCACACCTCCTATTCCCCTGGCTAAAGTCGATGCTACTGCTGAAACTGAGCTTGCAAAGAAGTTTGATGTTACTGGCTACCCAACTCTGAAAATATTCCGCAAGGGCAAACCTTATGACTACAATGGTCCACGGGAAAAATACG GTATTGTTGACTACATGATTGAACAGGCTGGTCCTCCATCCAAACAGATTCAGGCTACCAAGCAGGTACAGGAATTTCTGAGAGATGGGGATGATGTCATTATCATTGGTGTCTTTAGTGGAGAGAATGACAAAGCCTATCAGCTCTATCAGGAAGCAg CTAATGGTTTAAGAGAAGATTACAAGTTCCATCACACCTTCAGCAACGAGATTGCAAAATTACTGAAAGCATCTCCAGGAAAAGTGGTTGTCATGCAGCCAGAGAAATTTCAGTCAAAGCACGAGCCCAAGATGCATGTTTTGGATCTTAAA CAGGACTCTACAGGTGGATCAGAGATTAAAGAGCATGTGCTAAAGCATGCTTTGCCTCTAGTTGGTCATCGCAAGCCTTCCAATGATGCTAAAAGATACGCTAAACGTCCTCTAGTGGTTGTCTATTATTCTGTAGACTTTAGTTTTGACTATCGTGTTG CTACACAGTACTGGAGAGGCAAAGTCCTGGAAGTGGCCAAAGACTTCCCTGAATACGTATTTGCTGTTTCTGATGAGGAAGAttattcttctgaaataaaagatttgGGCCTGCTTGAGAGTGGAGAGGATGTCAATGTCGCCATTCTGGATGAAGGTGGCAAGAAATATGCCATGGAGCCAGAAGAGTTTGACTCTGATGTACTCAGGCAATTTGTGCTGGCATTCAAAAAAG GAAAACTGAAGCCTATTGTGAAGTCCCAGCCAGTGCCAAAAAATAACAAAGGGCCTGTGAAAGTGGTAGTGGGTAAAACTTTTGATACCATAGTAATGGATACAAAGAATGATGTTCTCATAGAGTTCTATGCCCCGTGGTGTGGACACTGCAAGAAACTAGAACCAGTGTATACTGAGCTAGGCAAAAAATACAAGAATGAGAAAAATCTGGTCATAGCCAAGATGGATGCTACTGCCAACGACGTGACGAGTGACCACTACAAAGTGGAGGGATTCCCCACTATCTACTTTGCTCCAAGGGACAAGAAGAACAACCCTATTAAGTTTGAAGGCGCGGACAGAGATTTAGAGCAGTTGAGCAAATTTATAGAGGAGCATGCGACAAAACTCTCCAGAACAAAAGAAGAGCTTTAG